The genome window TAAAGATGGACAAGTTTGTGAATATGACCTTGTTAAGGTCTactacaatttaaaataaataactggatACTGAGATTGTTTAATACATTATTGATGGTCAGAAGAGGAACCACCAAAGACTCTCAATATATATTTAGACATTTAAAATCTGTACTTCAAGTGCTGCTTACAATGAAAGTGTTAGATTATATTGAcactatcattaaaaaaaatcactagtgTCTAATATTTTTCAAATACTGTAAGTTCAATAATGGAGTGATTTAAAGGACCATAAAAACACAtatcttatatttttaacagctgcaattgtttgtactgtaaattTGCATGGACTATATAActgccattttttaattattaaaattaatttcttttaaaaacgtGGAATGAAAGCTTCAACAAGCagaaacataatataatattttaaaccaTAACATGGataggtattttttttaaagtaactgaaTAATTTGAGCATGCTGTATGTgagcaaaatatttttatggaaTTTATAGAAAACATCTGACAGCAGCTCCATAGCATGCAGGACTTATGCTGGGAAAGTGCATTTTAATCATAAAGGGCCTACTGGCATCATAACGATTTTCTTTTTACCTTATCATTCATATAAGCATTTAAACAGTGGCCAGGGGATAATAAAGAGAATATTATATTGTGATGAGCCAAAGAGCATCAGTGCCATGGAGTGGCCTATTATCCAGAGTAAGTACTCTTGATGCTGGCCTTGCACTCTTGTCTGATAAATTAGGATTTTTTAGTTAAGTAATATGAACTTAAATCACGAATTGCTTGCAAAATTTAAAATAGGTTTATGAGGCAGAGAAAACGGTCATCATTTTTACTGGCTTTTGGTGTAAAAAAGAATAGTGGGTAATAGGAATTTgatttgtacaaaaataaattataccGTAATCAATATTGATTTTTGCGGGCAAGTAAGTCCATTTGACGATCGACTTAAAAGCTGAGTACCTAGCTTAGGGCAATATGTCTTCCTCTGGGTATAGCAAGTATATGGTAGTTTAAATCTGTAGTTCACTCATTCCAcatattaatttgttttgtgcatTGGGAATTTTTGCTAAGTGCCCCTGACAACAGAAGCAAATTGAAGAAAAAATTCAGTGTAAACGAATGGAGAAACACAGCACTGTACAAAAGTCTCAGGCCACCctcatttctttgtattttgcTTCTAATGAGCCagactttttagatttttttatgtattcttaaagaatagttctccaggcttcctgaaaaaCTTTTTTGGCCCTTGTTTTTGGCAAGTTTTGGTCTTTTATTTTtcgtccagtccctgtacctggcCAGTTTCAGACTGAGGGATATTTTGTTTCTTAAGTGACATTTGAATCatacaagcataaaaaaaacattttacttaaagcatcagccagtgagaaacagatacAGATGATGAGGCCAGTCAtttgtatactggtgatgctcaatgctgagtggctggaacagacaagaggggaaatgaggatgCTGCTAAAGGAGGTTATATTaacaagtgattaaaaaaaaaataattatctttaGGCACTTCACAGCCTGTAGCAAATAAAcaccaattttttaaatgtaatctgcATAGTCAATTTTGTTTAATATGAAGGTGAGTGGTTGAAGACTTTTATATAGTATTGTATAATTAGTGCAGATGCTTCCAGACTGGTGTACTGGATGATACAGTTAAGCTGTTAACACTATAGGCTACTGTAAACCTGTATAAAAATGATCTATGGGTAAGACATCTAAAAAGTAAAGTCCTTTTAACGTCTTCCCATGTTAGATTCTACATTGATTTAAGAACACAATTTAATCATAATCTATGATAAATTGTAACGCAAAAGACAATTGCATTCAGTTGCACAAAgctgcattcagtttttatgatTGAAAAGATTATATTGatgatatatattatacactttATATCTGCATTTCATTGATACAGCATGTCATCCCATGAGGGCACATTTGGTAAACAATCAGTAAATATTGTTGAAAATTCTGGTTGCAATCAGTACAAAAGTGATACGGGTAAATTATGATGAGAACTATTGTGAATTATAAAGATGAATGCACATTTTAGACTACTAATTTACAGGGATACAcggatcagccataacattaaacacGAAACATTAAGACCAATATTGTGTACTGTAGGTTCCCCttggcagctctggcccctcaggtTGTGCTTCCACATagtctggcaccaggatattAGTGgaggatcctttgggtgctatgGGTTACGAGGTGGAGCATCAATGGAATCATCAATTGAATGTTTGTCAGGCACATCCCATGGATGATTGATTCGGCTGgaatctgggggaaaaaaatactgaGTGTTCTGACACccttctatcatggccagcatctattttttttaaactatttgacTTTTTTCTACTTTGGATTTGACTGGACGGGCTGGCGTAGATGATCCTCaagtgcccatgatcctgtcagcAGTTTACTGGCATACTGTATCATTGATCATGATTATTATTCAAGGCACCTAGCAGTGGTCTTAGTGTTGTGGCTGACCGGTGTACATCAAGTgttaagtgtgagtgtgtatatgtggcaTACAGAATGACATCTGACTTAATGCTAGATGTGTACAATGAGGAGGTCTGGTGGTTGTTTTATTCTGTCAGTTTGCTGGCATGGTTTGGGTCCACTTAGCCTCTTACAAAAAAGGGTACTGCAAATCAATACAAAGATATTCTGACTCATCACCTTTATCCTGTGATAAAACATTTCTATCTTGATGGAAGTGGTTACTTCCAGCATAACAATAGTAGTACTTTCTATAGGATGCAAAGACTCACTGTGTGCTTTCAAAATAAATGTGTAGAATATGTAATGAATGACTTTTTGTAATCTGTAATTATTTgttattgcttttatatatagttttgtaCAGTGTTGATGGAAAGTGTTCTCTAAAACCATTAAGAAATGTCTTTTGGAAGAATTGTCTCTCCAATACAGTTCCTGACATGTATAATCTATGTCAAGGTCCATTGAGGCCATTGAGCTGATGTCTTATAGTGGCTAggaatacttatatatatatatatatatatatatatatatatatatatatatatatatatatatatatatattcaattggTCAATCATATGTCACACATGATCTGTTATTGtcttttctgtctgtatttctcTAAAACAAAAAGACTTGTGGTCATGTTGTGTCcaagtttttaattataaacacaTTTAGAGACTGTGCATATTGACATACACCACTCCATGAATAATTCAGGCCTTTTGGTAGCATGCTGGACAGGATTTGTGAATGATTTTCTGATTCCTGAACATTTCTACTAGCTCCTGTGACGTGCCTTAGGCACAAGCCCAGCATGCAGTGGCTTCAATTgattatgttaatgtttttatttacaaatataagCAGTCTTATTTCACCATAAAAAATAGCCTGCAGTTAGGATTCAGGCAGGACCGTAGGCAGAAATACTGGGATCCCTGAAGGAATAGTGGTGTAAACCCACAACTCATTAGTTTTCTGTTCTGAAAGGGCTCATATTTCCTGAGTATTTTCATTGTATTACTAAATTTGCATATTTACATTGTCATAAACATAATTATAGGCAGATTTATCAAATTTGACGAAACTGTTGCAGTTCAATTTATATGTTTtgcaaaatataacaaaaatgaaactgaTATAATCAAAATGATTTTGACATAAAATTTTGCTATTTGTTTGTGTATTAGCTTTGTGACTCAACAAAAGGATGCAAAAACTAATATCTTTCAGTTTGTACATTAATATTACTTTTTCTTCTGttgcaaaaacttttttttagtatttcatTTAGAACActtgtcatttaaaaatgaacgaataaataaaaaggttattCCCTGAGCCCCTCCTTTACTActcatttcctctctccttttttgctttttttgaatgtgtttgcttatttattgcttgtttgatcattttttaattagaaagaAATTAGCATCAAGGCTACTCACTCGAACAAACTCAATAAACAATGAACTTAGCCATTTTTTAACAATTCCatacacccaaacacacagatTAGCCATAACAGTATGACCATCCACGTAATATGGAGTAGTTCTCCCTTCTACAaccaaaacagtgatgcactcAGCATTAATCTTTTCATCAATTTAACCTACAGTATTTTGTCTATCGTATTGAAATGcatgggccagccttcactcccccaTGTGTCAAAGAGTCTTGACCCCGCCTGTGACCCTGTCACAGGCTCACCAATTGTCCTTCCTTGGAACACTTTTGGTAGGTCTTGCAGACTGGGAAAAGCCCAGAAGAGCTGTTTTGGAGTTGCCCTAACccagtcatctagccatcaGAATTTATCCCTTGTTAAAGTCACTCAAACTCTTTAGGGAcaaaaggttcacttgctgcctaatatatcccgcCCACTTCCAAGCACCACTGTAACGAAATATTGTTACTGCAGCTACTGTGACAAGGGCCTAATTATCATGGTTAGACAACTTGGTCAGAGCGACTCCAAAACTGCAACTCTTATGGGAAGTTCCTGGTCTGCACATACCAAAAATGATCCAAAGAAGGAGAACCGGTGAACCAGCGACAGGATCAAGGGGTGGTTAAAGCTTAATGATGCATGTGGGGACGAAGGCTGACCTGTGTTGTTTGTTCCAATAGGAGAGCTACTGTAACTCAAATAGCTGAAAAGGTTCATGCTGGTTCCCATAGGTGTTAGGTGTTAGAATAGTGGGACCTATtcaatattaataatgaatttatgtttgaaataatgcattttgtttttgttccacCTTATTTGTGAACACAGCTAAAGTAgcaaagaagcaaaaaaaaacaaaacaattttgttATGAATTGCAGTGAAGCATACGGACATCactgcgcgcgcgtgtgtgtgtgtgtgtgtggcgcgtgtttgtgtgcgtgtgagtgcgcgcgcgcgcgtgtatGTGCGTAAGAGAGAGGGGGTGAAGTGGAGAGAGAGGAGGGATCGGTGCTTCTCTTCTCTTCAAGCACTTTCCTCTCACACTAACGTCAGTTGTGGGTCCGGCTGCAAAATGCACAACAGCTGTAAGTAATCAGATCTGTACACCTTTTAGACGCgacgtttttttatttcattatttttaactttcaaTCTTTGACGATTATAGATTGTATCACGCGCGTCTCTAAAGTTCGGGATAACTCCCCTAGCAGTGTCATAGACGGCGTTTtattgcatgtttgtttgttcatgtcTCCGGCTGAGGCACTTCTGACCCTCAGCATGCCGGGAGAAACCTAAGTGTGTTCCCCCTCAGAGAAAGTGTCACGCGCTGTGGAGAAGTTCCCGCGCTTCCCAGAACTGGCTTCCAAATGGAGGAGATCCTTAAAGGGCAGTACGTCTGGGCTCTCAACGAGTCGTGGAGAAATGAGAGTCTGGGGAACGACACGGCTGGCGTCAATCACACGGTGAATCCCCTGAAGCGCAATGAGGAGGTGGCCAAGGTGGAGGTCACGGTGCTGGCGCTGGTGCTGTTCCTCGCGCTCGCCGGGAACCTGTGCGTGCTGCTCGCCATCCACACGGCCAAGCACGGACAGTCACGCATGTACTACTTCATGAAGCACCTGAGCATCGCCGACCTGGTGGTGGCAATCTTCCAGGTGCTGCCGCAGCTCATCTGGGACATTACCTTCCGCTTTTACGGGCCAGATGTTCTGTGCAGGCTGGTGAAGTACCTCCAGATCGTCGGCATGTTCGCCTCCACTTACATGCTCGTGCTGATGTCCATAGATCGGTGCCTGGCCATATGCCAGCCGCTGCGCTCGCTGCACAAGCGGAAAGACCGCTGCTACGTGGTGGTGTCCTGGGTGCTCAGCTTGCTCTTCAGCATCCCGCAGGTGTACATCTTCTCGCTCCGGGAGGTCGGATCTGGAGTCTACGACTGCTGGGGGGATTTCGTGCAGCCGTGGGGCGCCAAAGCCTACATCACCTGGATCAGCCTGACCGTCTACATCATTCCTGTGGCCATCCTGAGCATTTGCTACGGCCTGATAAGCTTTAAGATCTGGCAGAACTTCAGGCTGAAGACCAGGCGCGAGCAGCAGGTCGTCACTCTGAGTCCCACGGCCGCGCGGAACGGGGCGCTTTTGGCGCGCGTCAGCAGCGTGCGGCTCATCTCCAAGGCCAAGATCACCACGGTCAAAATGACCTTCGTGATAGTGCTGGCTTACATCGTGTGCTGGACTCCGTTTTTCTTCGTGCAGATGTGGTCCGCGTGGGATCCAGCTGCGCCCCGAGAAGGTGAGTGACTTCCCGTTTCCGTGAGATACGCGTGTGGTTTCCCTCAGCGCGCACACTGGATCTGTCAGAGAAGGGCTATCTCAAACACAATGCTTCTCATTCCTCTTAAAGAAGCGTTATGATCGCTGTAGGAATGTTAAGAATTCTGTTCTTAGGATGAATTCTTCATATGATGAACAGTACTCTGAGGATGATATTAGTGATTTGCCATCTGAGCAGTTATATTTCAGACAGTATAAACGCTTCGTTGCTCTAATAATACAGGCACCTACTTATTGTATCTAAtctaattcatacaaaataacCATCTCTGTAGAGCAAAATCTGTAGTTCATCTCTAGATAGACATTCATCACTGGGCTACACTCTTAACTGA of Clarias gariepinus isolate MV-2021 ecotype Netherlands chromosome 6, CGAR_prim_01v2, whole genome shotgun sequence contains these proteins:
- the oxtra gene encoding oxytocin receptor gives rise to the protein MEEILKGQYVWALNESWRNESLGNDTAGVNHTVNPLKRNEEVAKVEVTVLALVLFLALAGNLCVLLAIHTAKHGQSRMYYFMKHLSIADLVVAIFQVLPQLIWDITFRFYGPDVLCRLVKYLQIVGMFASTYMLVLMSIDRCLAICQPLRSLHKRKDRCYVVVSWVLSLLFSIPQVYIFSLREVGSGVYDCWGDFVQPWGAKAYITWISLTVYIIPVAILSICYGLISFKIWQNFRLKTRREQQVVTLSPTAARNGALLARVSSVRLISKAKITTVKMTFVIVLAYIVCWTPFFFVQMWSAWDPAAPREAMPFIISMLLASLNSCCNPWIYMCFAGHLFHDLKQNFLCCPARYLKSSQCRCDLERNSSRKSNSSTYVMKSTSSQRSITQTSTT